In the genome of Candidatus Eisenbacteria bacterium, the window CGATCATTGGCAACTCCGAGGAAATGGAGAAAGTCCTCCGGATGGTGGACAGGGTGGCCCCGACTGATGCTACGATTCTGATTTATGGAGAAAGTGGAACTGGAAAGGAACTTATTGCGAGAGAGATTCATTACCGGAGCCAACGGGCCAATGGACCTTTTGTTTCCATCAACTGCGGCGCGCTCCCAAAGGATCTCCTTGAATCGAGTCTTTTCGGCCATATCAAGGGATCCTTCACCGGAGCAATTAAGGATCAACCCGGTCTCTTTGTGGCGGCGGAGGGTGGTTCCTTTTTCCTTGATGAGGTGGGAGAGATGGCCCCGGCGACACAGGTAAAATTGCTGAGGGCGCTTCAGGAAAGAGAAATCATTCCGGTTGGTGGAACACGTTCCATCCCTATCAATGCGCGGCTGATTGCCGCGACCAATGTCGATCTGGAGCGCGAGGTCTTGGAAGGCAATTTTCGGACAGATCTTTTCTATCGGTTGAATGTTATCCCTGTCCGTCTTCCTTCTCTGCGGCAACGAGTGGAAGATATCCCCCTATTGGTAGAACATTTTTTGCGCCGTTTTTCCAGGGACAATCAAAAGAGGCGCTTTTCCCGCGGCGCTATGGAAGTGATGCAGCGCTATGACTGGAATGGAAATGTTCGTGAATTGGAAAACGTGGTGGAACGCGCGGTTATTTTAAGTGACGCCGAAGTGCTTGAGCCCGAGGATCTCCCTGAATCCGTCCTTGAGGGTCCCAACCGCAAGGGCGCCCTCATTATTAATGTGCCCGTGATGACTCTTGAGGAGCTGGAACGGGAATATATCCTGCGGGTGTTGCAACATACCAATTGGCAAAAGAAAAAGGCCTCCGAAACCCTGGGTATCAACGCTTCGACACTTTATAGAAAGCTGCTGACCTACAACCTTCAACAACCTGGTTCAAAGCCGGGAGATCCGAATGAAGATGCGCCTCCGGATGGTTTGACTCGGGAAGCGGCCTAGATATCATGCAGATTGAGGAGCGCGTTGCGTCCTGCAAGGTTTTATGTGATGAAGTGAGGACCGGAAAATCTTGTCTGCTGTCTCCATAGTGTTGTGCCAGAAACAGTTACCGTTTATGTAAATCTGATGTTCGGTTTGGCACGAGAGTTGTAATACCTACCTATCGGACGATCAAAATTCCCTGAGGCGCTTCGAGCGACGAGTGGCTACCAGCTCCCCAAGCTCGAGGGTAAATTTAAGAAAAGAGAAGAAGGAGACGCGACATGTTTGGGAACAAGAAAGGTTTCACCCTAATCGAGCTGATGATTGTG includes:
- a CDS encoding sigma-54 dependent transcriptional regulator, with protein sequence MDRPRILIADDEESMRRFLTILLEREGSEVRTVTDGDSALACLKEQAYDVLVTDVRMPGMDGMTLLDTAKVLWPGMPIVILTAFGSEASAKQAMAKGAFQFLEKKAKNEEITLVIRNALSMRRIQTQNQVLKQELKRSHKERPIIGNSEEMEKVLRMVDRVAPTDATILIYGESGTGKELIAREIHYRSQRANGPFVSINCGALPKDLLESSLFGHIKGSFTGAIKDQPGLFVAAEGGSFFLDEVGEMAPATQVKLLRALQEREIIPVGGTRSIPINARLIAATNVDLEREVLEGNFRTDLFYRLNVIPVRLPSLRQRVEDIPLLVEHFLRRFSRDNQKRRFSRGAMEVMQRYDWNGNVRELENVVERAVILSDAEVLEPEDLPESVLEGPNRKGALIINVPVMTLEELEREYILRVLQHTNWQKKKASETLGINASTLYRKLLTYNLQQPGSKPGDPNEDAPPDGLTREAA